A section of the Elusimicrobiota bacterium genome encodes:
- a CDS encoding hybrid sensor histidine kinase/response regulator, which translates to MMPEMPKCALVVDDDEEFLFYVQTALESAGYDVETAASLMESQELLRRRSFAVILADLRLPGASGLDVLDEARKIDSLAVGIVLTGHSSVSSALQALREGAYDYLLKPCPPEELAAAVGRAVEHYHLKVSLVQKTAELEKLEAQLDVKSRALQDVSHELKNPLSVVSGYSALLLKRGGESYKPEELRKGLQSIYSNAQHLNRLLDDLMESTRVSARKVTLSKSRLSAREAASEAVENLRLEAAKKGIELSCETGDEELFIEADKHRLTQILLNLLGNALKFTPSGGKVRISLKSLEDCARFCVQDTGVGIDPAETERLFERFYQAEGTRLNHKGLGLGLEISKGLVEMHDGKIWVESRPGMGASFYFTIPLAQDREPRPLRHPRHLTQ; encoded by the coding sequence ATGATGCCTGAGATGCCCAAATGCGCGCTGGTGGTGGACGACGACGAGGAGTTCCTCTTCTACGTCCAGACCGCCCTGGAGTCGGCCGGCTACGATGTGGAGACCGCCGCCTCACTCATGGAAAGCCAGGAGCTCCTGCGCCGCCGCAGCTTCGCCGTGATCCTGGCCGATCTGCGCCTGCCCGGAGCCTCGGGCCTCGACGTCCTGGACGAGGCGCGAAAGATCGACTCCCTGGCCGTGGGGATAGTCCTCACCGGGCATAGCTCGGTGAGCTCGGCTCTCCAGGCTCTTAGGGAAGGCGCCTACGACTATCTCCTCAAGCCCTGCCCTCCCGAGGAGCTCGCGGCCGCTGTCGGGCGCGCCGTCGAGCACTACCACCTCAAGGTCTCCTTGGTCCAAAAGACCGCCGAGCTCGAGAAGCTGGAAGCCCAGCTCGACGTGAAATCCCGCGCCCTGCAGGACGTGTCCCACGAGCTCAAGAATCCGCTATCCGTGGTCTCCGGCTACTCGGCCCTGCTTCTCAAGCGCGGGGGAGAGTCCTACAAGCCAGAGGAGCTGCGCAAGGGCCTGCAGTCCATCTACAGCAACGCCCAGCACTTGAACCGCCTCCTTGATGATCTCATGGAGTCCACCCGGGTCTCAGCGCGCAAGGTGACCTTGTCCAAATCCAGGCTCTCGGCCCGGGAAGCGGCCTCGGAGGCCGTGGAGAACCTGCGCCTGGAGGCCGCGAAGAAGGGGATCGAGCTTTCCTGCGAGACCGGAGACGAGGAGCTTTTCATCGAGGCGGACAAACACCGGCTTACCCAGATATTGCTCAATCTCCTCGGCAACGCCCTAAAATTCACGCCCTCCGGTGGGAAAGTGCGGATTTCTCTGAAAAGCCTCGAGGACTGCGCCCGATTCTGCGTGCAGGACACCGGAGTCGGGATAGACCCCGCAGAGACCGAGCGGCTTTTCGAGCGCTTCTACCAAGCCGAGGGGACTCGCCTGAATCACAAAGGCCTGGGCCTAGGTCTTGAGATTTCCAAGGGCCTGGTGGAGATGCACGACGGAAAAATCTGGGTGGAAAGCCGCCCCGGCATGGGAGCCTCGTTCTACTTTACCATCCCCTTGGCCCAGGATCGCGAGCCCCGCCCCCTGCGCCATCCACGTCACTTGACGCAGTAA
- a CDS encoding glycosyltransferase family 39 protein — MKRKAAVFAVLGALYILCRRAYYVGFFNDDAFYIIGARSLLSGSYSQLNAPGSPPLASYMPGYSMMLAPLAWLFPGRLWPFQFFSMGLVLTSLWLLWDCFSGFLEPRELAAATFVSGLSPLFLSMSGTVLSEIPFLFLTAVIFSIARRKWESRSPGFWAWFALLMGFACLVRPTGLALVAGVVVALALEARARESFFCLCLGLAPFLLFLARNAHLTGRGLLYFTEFAASARGAEGLASFWTIFKANLAFYGKFLFVTTMFRWPWVWGWLEAATIGTGAALAALGAKAWAKSGWRRFAGLYLLFFFTAHLFWSKQAGRYLFPVIPFAAVFLIKGAGDTGARFGRGGAAAFAAAIVSLALAMAPARRIAAASLLWERSPVNTPPERTLDWIARRTAPGDIFAAELDGRFYLLSGRQVLHWPRLEDSRSLHYWLKSNGARYAAVFPAEFIMRTRSGRTAHDPMSLEDLNRMFSDASRYEKVFEDAGEGTAIYCVK; from the coding sequence TTGAAACGCAAGGCGGCGGTTTTCGCGGTCTTGGGCGCGCTGTACATCCTTTGCCGCAGGGCTTATTACGTCGGATTCTTCAACGACGACGCGTTCTACATCATAGGGGCGCGCTCCCTGCTCTCCGGCTCCTACTCCCAATTGAACGCCCCGGGAAGCCCGCCCTTGGCGAGCTATATGCCCGGCTATTCCATGATGCTCGCCCCTTTGGCGTGGCTTTTCCCAGGACGGCTTTGGCCCTTTCAATTCTTTTCGATGGGGCTGGTCTTGACTTCCCTATGGCTGCTCTGGGATTGCTTTTCCGGCTTCCTTGAGCCGCGAGAGCTTGCCGCGGCGACTTTCGTCTCGGGCCTGAGCCCGCTATTTCTGAGCATGTCCGGAACGGTCTTATCGGAAATCCCCTTCCTGTTCCTTACCGCCGTGATCTTCTCCATTGCTCGCCGGAAGTGGGAATCCCGCTCCCCTGGATTCTGGGCCTGGTTCGCGCTGCTGATGGGTTTCGCCTGCTTGGTGAGGCCGACGGGACTGGCCTTGGTGGCCGGCGTGGTAGTAGCCCTGGCCCTCGAGGCCAGGGCCAGAGAGAGTTTTTTCTGTCTCTGCCTTGGCCTTGCGCCCTTCCTCTTGTTCTTGGCGCGCAACGCTCATCTTACCGGAAGAGGGCTTCTCTACTTCACCGAGTTCGCGGCCTCGGCCCGAGGGGCCGAGGGGCTGGCCTCTTTCTGGACCATTTTCAAGGCGAATCTCGCCTTTTACGGCAAATTCCTGTTCGTCACCACTATGTTTCGCTGGCCCTGGGTTTGGGGCTGGCTTGAGGCTGCGACCATCGGGACCGGCGCGGCCTTGGCGGCCTTGGGCGCCAAGGCCTGGGCGAAGTCCGGATGGAGGAGATTCGCGGGGCTTTATCTCCTTTTCTTCTTTACGGCGCATCTATTTTGGAGCAAGCAGGCGGGGCGCTACCTGTTCCCGGTCATCCCCTTTGCCGCGGTTTTTCTTATTAAGGGCGCCGGGGATACCGGCGCCCGGTTTGGCCGAGGAGGCGCGGCCGCGTTTGCGGCCGCGATCGTGAGCCTGGCCCTGGCTATGGCGCCGGCCCGGCGCATCGCCGCGGCCTCCTTATTATGGGAGCGCAGTCCCGTCAATACCCCGCCGGAGAGGACTTTGGATTGGATCGCCCGGCGCACGGCTCCGGGCGACATCTTCGCGGCCGAGCTTGACGGGCGCTTTTATCTCCTCTCGGGAAGGCAAGTCCTGCATTGGCCCCGGCTGGAGGACTCCCGGAGTTTGCACTATTGGCTCAAATCGAACGGCGCGCGCTACGCGGCCGTTTTCCCGGCCGAGTTCATCATGCGCACGCGCTCGGGCCGGACCGCCCACGATCCCATGTCGTTGGAGGACTTGAACAGGATGTTCTCGGACGCCAGCCGCTACGAGAAGGTCTTCGAGGACGCCGGGGAGGGGACCGCGATTTACTGCGTCAAGTGA
- a CDS encoding ABC transporter ATP-binding protein encodes MIRASGLSKTYDSGVQPVRALQDVSLEVEAGEFLAIAGPSGSGKSTFLNIVGGLDRPSSGSLLLDGVELGALDAAALCRLRREKLGFVFQSYNLIPVLTARENVEFGLILRGINSGEESRRARDVLEKVGLAAMSERRPAELSGGQQQRVAVARAIAGGPRLVIADEPTANLDSSTAQELMALFEQLNRDQGITFLFSSHDPEVLRRARRVVHFKDGQVV; translated from the coding sequence ATGATCCGGGCGAGCGGCCTTTCCAAGACCTACGATTCCGGCGTCCAGCCCGTGCGCGCGCTCCAGGATGTGAGCCTTGAGGTCGAGGCCGGGGAATTCCTGGCCATAGCTGGGCCCTCCGGTTCCGGAAAGAGCACCTTCTTGAATATCGTGGGCGGTCTTGACCGCCCGAGTTCGGGGAGTTTGCTTTTGGACGGCGTAGAATTGGGCGCGCTGGACGCGGCGGCTCTCTGCCGCCTGCGCCGAGAGAAGCTGGGGTTCGTGTTTCAGAGCTACAACTTGATTCCCGTGCTGACGGCCCGGGAGAACGTCGAGTTCGGCCTGATTTTGAGGGGGATCAACTCCGGAGAGGAAAGCCGCCGGGCCCGAGATGTTTTAGAGAAAGTGGGATTGGCCGCGATGTCTGAGAGGCGCCCGGCCGAGCTTTCAGGGGGCCAGCAGCAGCGGGTGGCCGTGGCTCGGGCGATCGCCGGCGGGCCGCGCCTGGTCATCGCCGACGAGCCCACCGCCAATCTCGATTCGTCCACGGCCCAGGAGCTGATGGCCCTTTTCGAGCAACTCAATCGGGATCAGGGAATCACCTTCCTGTTCTCAAGCCATGACCCGGAGGTGCTGCGCCGCGCAAGGCGAGTCGTCCATTTCAAAGACGGACAGGTCGTTTAG